The nucleotide sequence TATCATCCAACCACCAGGATAAACTTTGTTCATGGAtcataaataaatactttaataatTCAGAATAAGCAAAAGATTATTCATCTGCCTGCCTTTGATGGTAGATCTATCATCAAAGCTTTTAAATCATTTCTTGGAGTTATGGTATCCTATGTACTTGCTGCACTGGTACAAGGATACAAGGCTATGCAGGGTTCTTTAATTCATAGAGGTAATTAGCTAAAGCCTAGGAACCCAGCATTTTCTTTTGGAGGAGGCGGGGTAGTGAAAGGGTTTAGTAAGTCCGAATAAATGGACTTGAATGAAATTAGGATAAACATAAATGAATTAGAAATAAATCAAAACAGGTTCTTTACTAAATTTAATAcagtatatcaaaatatataaagattaatttGATATAGCAGAATAATAAACTTTATTAATAAAACTCATTATGTACTATATTAGATTAAATAAAGCACTGTCTATGAGTTTAAATAAAACACTATCTATGAGTTTGAATAAAACTTTCTATCTATGAGTTTGGATAAAACTTTCTATCTATGAGTTTGGATAAAACTCTCTATCTATGAGTTTGGATAAACCTTTCTATCTATGAGTTTGGATAAAACTTACTCTCTGTGGGGCTGCTGTGGTACAGTATGGGTACATGCTGCTGGGGATCAGGaatgttcgagggttcgaatcctGCCCATTGTCTGGggtaaggaagggcatccactccgGGGAATGGTCTGTCATTGCCAATACCAAAAGTCCTTTGAAAGAAGGCACTATCCTAGCCCTTCCAAACAAgggagttcgtgacgtaaaacTGAATCGCAATAAAACTCACTATCCGCAGCCAGGATGATAGAGATGTCTTTAAGTGACTCAGAGTTTTCATCTATTGTAGCATGGTTGTCAAAATCTATTTCCTTCACAAGGGTTTCTGCTTTAACCAATGCTTTATTTCTTTTGAAATTGCGATCAATTAGAGAAAAAATATCCCCACGGTCCAcatctgaaaaaaatacaatagaaaaatagatgaccCTTTAATACAGTTATTACAGTGTGCTGCAAAAATATATTGCTGACCACAAAGAGCAAGAATTAGTGAGAATCAGTTTGATTCTAAATGACATGGATGGTAGAGGTGAATATGTGTCCCTAGACCTTTAATCTAGTGTTTGACCTGAATTCAGTCTTCTAATCTTAATTTTCTgctaaagaataaaaattatatggatGAAAACTGGTTAAACAAAGCAAATAGAACAGCTTGTCACATGGAGATGTCAGGCATGCTAGTATACGACCACAATAAGACCAAAAATCTACAGGaaattttgtgtaatatatacaaataaactcccttcttttttacttcttttataatTCCAAGTATTTTACTGTAGTAACTCATGATTTGAACTAGTGTGCACTAATGAATGCAGTGCTTATGGGttgattgcatatatattacaagCAGTTTCCTGTATTTCATCTGCTTTGGGTGTTGGCTCATCCTGTTACCTTTTTGCTGCCATCCCTGTGTGTTCTTCATGATTTTGTGCCTTTGTGTTTGTTTAACCAAAGCTTAGTGCTTGTGATGCAAGTGGTAATGTTCCTAAGCAACAGAAGGAAGTGATGACATTATAAGAAACAAGACATTTCCAGGAGGAAATGTCTGCCATCACTTTTGGTATAAATAAGGAAGCTGTGTGAATCACCAACAAGGCAGAAAAGAGCCTATGTGAGGGTATGCAAGTTAGTAAATTTTGCACGAAAGAGGCACATTATCAAGATGGAGAATAcactttttattttgaaataatactcACTCATGAGTTCTGGAGCAAGGACTCCAATTAGCTATGTATGAAAAGGGCCTTCTCTTTTTAAGATGAGGAAGGCAAATGCAGTTTATCATCCTCTaacatttttccttttactgAAAGCATGAGATGGCTTGAGAATTTCAAATGGTATTAAGGAGAGAGGCTATTAGGCAGAGTAATAGGAACTGCTCTGTTCTAGAAGAAGCCAGTGGGGCCTACATTAGCTACCAGGAGACTGCCAAAGACTCATACAGCTATTTTGTGGCAATGCAGCTGATTTCATGATTAAGTCTATATGATTTCTACGCTATGACTGCAGATTCCTGTGCCCTAACAGGTAAAGCCTAGAATTAGTTGTCCATCTACTGGATGGCTAATGTAGATGCATTTTTCAACATTCTCCATGAAGTCCCACTTTGTGGACTAGTTCTGTAAACATTTATGGTCAGAGGTTTGTATCTAACCAAAAATAACATCTTTTTCAATATACTACTTATCATAACACATAAACACCTGGCCATCTGGCATTCTATAAATTCAACAGTGATGaattctcttcatccctcccaaCATAACATCCTCCATCCTCTACATTACAACAAAAGTATGCCAGTGGCTTGGAGGATCAgatgaatattttcatttattaagagTTAAACCACTTAATTTCATTCAGTGATGCAAAGATGCAAAGACACACAGTGTTTATGTGTTATGGAGGAAGCTGTGGTTGAAATGTGTGAATGAAAATAAGAGTTTAGCAGATCAACTCTCATTACTGTCTCTCAAATCTTGCCTCTGGCTTATCAGACAGGTCGTGAATACTTTAACATTATGAGAGCCACACAACAAAGCTAATGAACAGATGGCAGAAAAACTGAGTGCCAGGCTATCTATCATCAATTGAATATCCTGGCTGAAAGTCTTGGAATGGTGAAGGTTGTCATAGATTATCGTTTATAGTGTCACACCATTAATGGTCTGGGCTATTAGGTTCAAAAGTAATATAAGAATTGTGCTACCTCTTCTCACCAAATATTAATGACTATGGATCAGGTTGTATCTCAGTATATGTACAGAAAACTGCTGTTGTTAagtaaggaaaaataagaataagaatttatTACTGCatcaaatataaaaagtaaaaagagattgATATTTAATATTTCCTTTATCAATAACTCAAAACTTCATTATAATATTGAAGAGGATTTCCTTTTAGtgcatatcataaaaaaaaggaaagaaggaacataataataaataaagaaaccaaaagaatGGACAAAGAAATATTTCAAAGCATCAATTCCCACCTGTAACCAAAACTTTCTTTGCAGTCATGCTGGCAACAATAGATGTTAATCCAACCCCAGAGGCCAGTTCCAGGATATTCGCATTCTTGAAGATCTCGGGATGATGGAAGATAAAGTCTGCGAGAAGAAGAGCTCCGCGCCAAACCTGTTCACCGACCAAGTCTAAAGTTGTGGCACTCTGTTGTTCTGTCGGATGATGAAATAGTTGTAATATTCTGGTAGATATTAAGCATGTTAAAAGGAATAGAAGATTCActgctaataaaaaaagaagaagtcaaATGAGATGGCATTACACtgtgaagaaaaagagggaacattattatgatatgttaggagatgtaaaaacacacacacacacacacacacacacacacacacacacacacacacacacacacacacacacacacacacacacacacacacacacacacacacacacacacacaaaacaatattacCAAGATAATTTCTTCTTCAAGGAATGtttgagaatgaaagaaaataaaccttACACAATATAAAATAGTGGATTCTCTGAACCTAAAGTTTCTCTTAAATTCACATCTTCTAACATCCAAAATAATCTTACCTATGAGTAAAACACCTTCTTTCTTAATGTGGCTGTTCTTTTTGGTGACTGGACGACCTTgtgctttcattttcttattgtcCTCACCTGATGTCATATAGGCAGGGTACACAAATTCATACCTTGATAACACAGCTGTGGAGAAAAATTTacagattaatatataacataaaaggtGCAACTACGATTAACCATTTACAATTGATCAAACCATCAATTGCATGTAAAATTCTTTAATccagtgatttttatttttatttcaaatgttACAGAGTGTCAATGGAAGGTGTCTTAACTGGCCAATGCAAAAGGAATCAGCTCCACAAATTgtaaatcttttctttcttctattgtgataatttcatataaaaagaaaaaaaatctctcattaCCTCAGTATTTTCATGATTCTACATTATTTGTAACAGACATTTTAGAAAATGTGAATAGGATACATTTCTCAGATTCTATCttgtaataatatctaataaataaatTTCCTCTCTTTGATCTACAGACACTGTATAacagagaagtgaaaaaaaactcaattaCAGTTGAAAAGTGATGAAATAATGTAGGGCTATTGGTAATATTAGACACATTTTAACACACAAACTTCTCTTTGTGTGAAAAGACATACCTTTCATCTTAGGAAATTAATCTTCTGTCTTATATTTGAGAGGCAAGttattaaacaaaaaagtaaaagcacAGAATACATGCTATTTGTACCTTGatgttaaaagaaattaaatatacatatcataagttTATTGCACATTTACTGGATGAAATGTCTCATTGCTGTTAATGAGGTTTTAGTCAATAGATTTAGTATAAAAGTGTTAAGAAGCTGAGAAAATTATTTCAGAATCCAAAGACTACTCTGAGTGCTCACCCCAAACAGGATTATTTGTGGGAAGATTAGCTGAATAGAGAATAGATTCTGATGAATGTGATAAAAACAATCAaacatgatagtaatataatatttctttaaaaatctaaatacaatgcaattgtaaaaaaagggaatcatatattttaatatgcaatCCCCTAGTGTAAcagatttatatctatctatctatattttcatatagaTAACAGATTTAGGTGTGAAAAtgcaaaaagatatacatacatgccactgtatgtctatctaccactaagaaaaaaaatatagcattgCTGTAACTGTCATTACTCTGAATCTATGTAACAGCACTGATcttaaagaaaaatctaaaaagaaatgaaattccatttcttttcctgtattttgtattaaattatgAATCATTCTGAATATCTTTTAGAAATATGTAATCTATTACCACTTTGTACTCTGAAGCAAAATATTTGCAGAGATGCAAGAAATTTAAATTCAATTGTTAGTTCTAATTGTCTGAACATGATTTTAGCTTCTAAAACAAGATATGGAAAATTCGAAGGAAAAAGTTATAGAATGTGCAATGTCTTCCACCAAAGTTATCAAAGACATATTAGCACTTACAGCTAAATTGCAGTAACACTATAGCATAGGATATGTCATAACCTTGGCACAAATTTTAAAGTAACATGCAGTAACAAAGCATACCACAACTCTGCTATAGCTAACAAATCATAACCTAATATACATAGTGTTTAGCCTTTAAgctaagattataatataaacattgtatatactctcctctctttcatcattAAAATGACTGGATCTACAGAACAAATTGCTTTTTCTCCTAAAGACTCAAAAATCACATTATAATTAGTAAATCAATATGAATAGGCCacaaaaaattcaaacaaaatatTCATTGCTTGTGGCAataaatatcacatataaaaCATTAGCAATGGAAATAATGTTAAAACTGGTTTGTAGTAAGTATCTTGGTTTATAATCCAGACACAGGATCACACAAAAATACTGAAAGATAGGCAAAAAAGTCTTAAAAATAAGGATGAAATTACCTCATTTAATCAGCCCAGTTGAAATGACACAATCAGATTCTGTAAAGAGTACACAGTGACTCAAGTGATCATGGCAGCCAAGGCTAACAaacctttatttatcatttaccaAGCCCAGAGTGAAAAAGCCAAGCCAGTTGTCTAGAAAAATACCATATTATCTTTAAACCCTAAAAGGCGAGCGATGTCATTCACTATAGAAGCTGCTAGTCCCTAGTCTGTTAGCTGTGTAGCCTATGTCACTGGGtaacaaatatcattattgttactatcattatcattatcatccttaccacGATGACTATTGCCACAACTATcgatattcttatattttctataGTATCATTGCCGAAACAATAAATCTGAGAAGTGCATCACAAATAGGCCGATGAAACACGTTTAATCAGAAAATAGTCTGCCTTTTAGGGATAAAAAGAACACCAGCATAATACAAGAGAAAGGCCAAACTTGCCTCCCGGGGAGCCATCAATCGCCTCTTTCTTGAAGTAACCAAATATTTCGGAAGTCACAGTGAGCCTCTCTGAGTTCTCCGAAGCCATGTTCTCTCTCCTGCCGTCCACTGTGGAATAAGCCAGAGGACATATTCGAGAAGTCACTAAATGGGACAAAAATAACTCCCTGTCGTCTGCACTGCGTCCAGGCCTTCACGATCAGCTGATGCGGTTGTCACgtgcttttgtttattattatcaggtTTTGAGTGAAAGGCTTAATTCATTCTTCTTGCGAAAAGAAGCAACGAAATATGTATTAGTCTGTAACTTAGAAAGTATCTACAGTACTAATATCTATCAATCCAGGTTATGTAATTCTTTCCAATtacaataaattaatgaatgaataagaaaaataatagagagtAAGGACACGCGGAAACGTTTCCGTGACGTCATAAGCGTAAACAAAACGAAACGTTTTCACGCTGAAAGACAAGACTAATTTCGATAGGTCTTCCGTATTTTACCACGGTTCTAAAATGCTCCATAGACCATTTAAATGTAGCTGTCCTGCCTGGTGCTTATCTTACGCCTTGAGCGTGTGTGGCTGGGACTGGAGGCGTGACCAACATGCGTGAGTTAAAATTAACCAAGTTTGAGATAATATGAAGCAGCGTCACGTCGGGAGTAGGAAAACCGACATCTTCGGCCTAGAGCTTACGAAGCGTCACTTCACCTCTGCTGTTCGTTTCCTTGTATCTGTATTTAGCGTAattttgcgatatatatatatatatatatatatatatatatatatatatatatatatatatatatgtgtgtgtgtgtgtgtgtgtgtgtgtgtgtgtgtgtgtgtgtgtgtgtgtgtgtgtgtgtgtgtgtgtgtgtgtgtgtgtgtgtatgtgtatgtgtatatgtatatatatatatatatatatatatatatatatatacatatatatatatatatatatatatatatatatatatatatatatcacatgtataggcacacacacacacacacacacacacacacacacacacacacacacacacacacacacacacacatatatatatatatatatatatatatatatatatatatatatatatatatatatatatatatatgcgctcaTGCTGcactacatatataacaacatatatgtatatatatgtatacatatgttatatatatgtgtttgtatgtatgagtacATATTTTGATTCatcgtattttatcattttatgcttTCTTTCTGCTTCCCTCTTCGTTAAACTCGTGAATTCATCCGCTATACCCCtagtttattatttcatcataacaCCCTATagcattctttattttcctccttacCAATTTAATTTTGACTTTATTGGCCTCCTCCTCGCCACCTTTCTCCTGTTGTgcattctcatcatcaccacatcatcttCTTCCTGTTCGTCATCTTCACCATATCCTAATgctcttcctcttcactctcttcatcattatcgtttgcTTCCTCCTCAGCATCTTCATTCCCCGTAAAGATGACTGTGATGGCTGGAATTCCCCATCATTCCGCGTGGAAAGCAGACGTCGCAGGCGATGGTGGAGATATTGGCCTCGCACAGGAAGGGAGCTCCGAGGGTCAGCTCCCTGTTGTGGTCGACGAGGCACGGTCGTCCTGCGCTTCCTCGGCTCGAAAGCCTCGATGGCGACGTTGTGTGCCACGCGATTGAGGGACTTGCTGTAGCCAGCTGCAGAAAAGGATATGCTGGCATCCTCGACGTGCTCCAGTTCGAGGGCGAGGTTCTCAAGGGGCCGGTCATCATCGTGCTGGCCCCGGTGCCTATGTCCACCTCGCTTTCCTGGTCTGCTGCTTTCACGACCTTCCTCACGTGGTTCAGAGAGCTGACGAGAGGCTCAGCCAACGTCCGGCGAAGCTCCACGTAACGTTCCATCAAAGCCATGTCAGTCACGCAGAGAAAGCTTTTACAGGGTATTCAGGTTCGTTCGGAATGTCCCTTGTAGGCGAGCTTTTCAGTGTCATCTTCCGGGCCCCAAGCTCGGTCTTGTTCACGGATCACGGTACTGTACGTGCAGCCTGTGTCGACGATGGACGCTGTGAGATCGCCCTCCACCTGCAGGTCCAGGTGAAGATCATCGTCGGTTGGgggagtgcaaaaaaaaaaatcagtattcaGCCATTTTGTAGATTTCTTCAATGGCGGATTAGGATATTTTGGCGGGTTTTTCATCTTGGGCGTTTGCGGCGGAAGGACATTTTCGATCGTTTTTCTTGGTAGGTCATGCCAGTAGAAAGAGGATGCCTGAATGTACgccgccattattattattattattattattattattattattattattattattattattattatgttctctttcttctccttcctttccccttcccttcctatcatccttctccccccccccccttagactGTCGTGGAAACAATAGAGATGCATAAATTGGCGGTCTAACTACTTCTAGTGCtgtgtacttgcctcgaagaaggGTGATGTTATGCCAACACCTGAAGAAAACGGAGGTCCTCTACGATTAAATACCCAACGTAGTATTGTTTTCCTTTCGTGGGAATTTTACAACGATGGTGGGAAAAAATCACTATACCTGCGTTTGTTTGACGGTAGTTTGAGTCTTTCGCTATTCCCATTCATTCTTTCGTTCATTCTActccgtgttttttttatttatgtttcgtTTAGTTGCTAACCTGTTTAGTTTAGTCAGCATACTGAACATGCTTCACGTTTAAATTCTTAAACTGCAGTTGGATAAGGATAATCTAAGGTGCTAAAATATgcttaacaattatcatcatttattatgtaCAGTGCTTCTTTTAATTAAAGGAAATACCTTaacaaatacacaatataaaacacattGCATAAACCATAAATACTTGCGAGGAGCAACACAACGTCTATATGTGTGAATCAAGGAGGCTTGCCAGCGGTCTGCACGCCACGAAGTCCGGGCCAATTCTGCCGTGTCATTCCACGGAACACGCATTAATATTCCAGGTTCTTGTCGACTTTCAAACAAacaacattatttatattcttgaACGAAATATAACACATCGTCAACACAGAACatcttatacatattttttctcatatAGAAGTTAGAAAACCATATCGAACCAACCACCACGAGCAAGCATCACCACCTATTAAGGAAAACGGGAATTCATCGGCCTCACCTAAACTAGTTTACATAATTGTCACAgtgattataatttaaaaaacatgataattgtaatgacagtaatgatgatgataatggtaataacagtgttAGAATAGTGTTCTAAAGGATTCGTAATATgatgcctatatgtgtgtgtgtgtgtgtgtgtgtgtgtgtgtgtgtgtgtgtgtgtgtgtgtgtgtgtgtgtgtgtgtgtgtgtgtgtgtgtgtgtgtgtgtgtgtttgtgtgtgtgtgtgtgtgtgtgtgtgtgtttgtgtgcaaaacATATAGGAACACTCTTCAAAGACGCACCAGAGTACTCGGAACCAGCGACGCAACTCTCGAGCTCAAGAGAAGGTGTCCTTCCTGAGCCGCCAAGGAGTCGGTCGTTTCACGGCGGTAGACTCAATGAAGCGACCCttggctccctctctctttagaCTGGGGCATATTACGTCACTTGGccgtcccccttttttaaaaagagggatTTTACTTCACCTGACCTTGTCTCTTTAAAAAAGGGAGATACTATTACGTCACCTGCAATAGTGAAAATGTTGCGTCACCTGGTCTTCTCTCCACGGCACTTGGCCTATGGTTACGTCACTTGGCTCTCCCTCGTCTTCGGTCAGgttacaggaagaggaagaggaagcagaagaagaagcaatgCAACGAAAATGCCTTTGGCGTATTAGTGGGTTTCCTTGTTCTTCCCGC is from Penaeus monodon isolate SGIC_2016 chromosome 12, NSTDA_Pmon_1, whole genome shotgun sequence and encodes:
- the LOC119579555 gene encoding methyltransferase-like protein 22 isoform X2, which encodes MTSGEDNKKMKAQGRPVTKKNSHIKKEGVLLIEQQSATTLDLVGEQVWRGALLLADFIFHHPEIFKNANILELASGVGLTSIVASMTAKKVLVTDVDRGDIFSLIDRNFKRNKALVKAETLVKEIDFDNHATIDENSESLKDISIILAADIIYHNQLTDLFFKTVLRLMSEPPNKILYVAQEKRYVFSFAFCYEYFLDRIEWLRSQNSSTINWTIEEVPIDFKQYFVYEKSQNLVLWKISAQLK
- the LOC119579555 gene encoding methyltransferase-like protein 22 isoform X1 translates to MASENSERLTVTSEIFGYFKKEAIDGSPGAVLSRYEFVYPAYMTSGEDNKKMKAQGRPVTKKNSHIKKEGVLLIEQQSATTLDLVGEQVWRGALLLADFIFHHPEIFKNANILELASGVGLTSIVASMTAKKVLVTDVDRGDIFSLIDRNFKRNKALVKAETLVKEIDFDNHATIDENSESLKDISIILAADIIYHNQLTDLFFKTVLRLMSEPPNKILYVAQEKRYVFSFAFCYEYFLDRIEWLRSQNSSTINWTIEEVPIDFKQYFVYEKSQNLVLWKISAQLK